DNA from Gramella sp. MAR_2010_147:
CTTTTTCTCCCATTTGATAATACATGTTAGCTTCAGACTGAAGTAAACCTAGATCTTCAGGGTTAGTAGCTTTTGCCTTGTCTATTGCAATAATAGCCTTGTCATAATCTTCCTGACTCATATATATCCTTGCAATTAACTGGGCTATTTCTCCTTTTTTCGAAGGAATATCTTCAACCTGTGGTTCTTTATATTGATTAGTCTTGATCATTAAGTCCATTTGTTCTTTAGAACCTAAATTTTCTCTTTCGCCACTCTCAATATTTACAGCAGTATATGCTTTTCCAGAACCGTCGTAATCCAATTCATTTAATAGCTCCAGATATTCCACTGCTTTATCATAGTCTTTTGCCTGCACCAGGTTATTAGCAGCATAATACAAATAGATCGTATCCTGTTTGCTCAATTCATAACTCGTATACAGCTTATCTGCTGCAGCTGCATAATCTTCTTTGTTCTGATCTGAAATTGCATCTTGAATAAGATTATTTCTAAGAGCATTCAGCTCCTCGGCTGCATCATCACTTCCCATATCTACTGCTTTTTGATAGGCCATAGCAGCTGTTTTCATATCTTCAGCAGTAGGGCTACCCGCAGAATAGGCTTTTCCTTTATATAGATAGAAGTTTTCCTTCCACTTATCATTTAATTCGCCAAGATTTGGTTCAGCAATTTTCAACTGAGCTTTTGCTTCAGTATAATTACCATCTTCAATTGCGTCTTCAGCGTTTTTTACTTCGTCCTTTTGTGCAACTGCAGTCATGGTTAGAAATGAGACTGCCGCCGCTGTCAAGATATTAGTTTTCATTTTTATTTTGGTTTTTATTTATTCCTCACTATCATCTGCAATAGTTGTGCCATTCGCCAAATCTTCACCGCCTACAGGCTTTTCCGCATCTTCCATATTCTCAACGTCGTCTTCATCATGTAAAACTTTTGCCACCGCAGCAATTGCGTCATTACCTTTTAAATTGATAAGTCTAACTCCCTGGGTAGCACGTCCCATAACGCGTAAATCCTCTACAGCCATACGAATTACTATCCCGGATTTATTAATGATCATAAGGTCATCAACATCTGAAACATTCTTAATTGCGACAAGTTGTCCTGTTTTTTCGGTTACAGAGATCGTCTTCACTCCTTTCCCTCCACGGTTCGTGATGCGGTAATCTTCAAGACTGGATCTCTTTCCATATCCATTTTCAGAAACCACCAGGATATCAGACTCAAAATCATTAACAGCAATCATTCCTACAACTTCATCACTATCGTCTGCCAGTGTGATCCCTCTTACACCTGAGGCATTTCTTCCCATAGGTCTGGTTTTGGATTCTTCGAACCTAATGGCTTTCCCACTTCTAAGACCAAGCATTACCTGGCTATTACCAGTAGTTAACTTTGCTTCAAGCAATTCATCACCTTCTTTAATAGTAATAGCATTAATTCCATTGGTTCTAGGACGAGAATACTTTTCAAGTCGGGTTTTCTTGACCTGACCTTTTTTAGTGGCCATGATCACAAAATGATCATTTACATATTCTTCATCTTTAAGATCCTGCGTACATATAAATGCGTTCACTTTATCCTCTGGTTCGATATTTATAAGATTTTGAATGGCTCTTCCTTTGGAAGCCTTACTTCCTTCTGGAATCTCATAAACACGCATCCAGTAACATTTACCATTCTGAGTAAAGAAAAGCATATACTGATGATTAGTTCCTACGAAAAGATATTCAAGGAAATCCTCATTTCTGGTATTAGATCCTTTTTGCCCAACTCCTCCTCTATTCTGAGTTTTATACTCATTAAGTGATGTTCTTTTAATATAACCTGCATGAGAAATAGTAATTACCACTTTTTCATCTGGGATCATATCTTCAATACTAAGATCTCCTCCCGCATACTCTATTTGAGAACGACGCTCATCACCATACTTCTCTTTTACTTCAATAAGTTCATCCTTGATTACCTGCATTCTACGCTCTTTACGGGCAAGAATATCCTCCAGGTCTTCTATAGTTTTTAATATTTCATCATATTCAGCTCTCAACTTATCCTGCTCCAGGCCGGTAAGTTGTCTTAACCTCATTTCTACGATAGCCTTCGCCTGAACTTCTGAAAGCTCAAAACGGTCTATCAATTTATTTCTAGCCTCTTCTGTATTGGAAGAAGCTCTAATAAGCTTAATTACCTCGTCTATATTATCTGAAGCTATGATTAAACCTTCCAGAATATGAGCACGCTCTTTCGCTTTTCTTAATTCAAATTCTGTTCTACGAACAACAACATCATGTCTATGCTCGACAAAATGGTAAATAAGATCTTTTAGGTTCAACATCTCTGGTCTCCCCTTTACAAGTGCAATATTATTTACACTAAATGATGACTGAAGTGCTGTATGTTTAAATAATGTATTTAAAACAATATTAGGAATGGCGTCTCTCTTAATTTGGTAGACGATACGCATCCCGTTCCTGTCTGACTCATCTCTAATAAGGCTGATTCCTTCAATTTTCTTCTCATTTACAAGATCAGCGGTTTTCTTGATCATATCAGCTTTATTGACTTGATATGGAATTTCTGTAACTACCAGAAATTCTTTACCGTTGATCTCTTCCATATGAGATTTGGCTCTCATAACGATTCGTCCTCTTCCAGTTTTAAAAGCTTCCTTTACGCCATCATAACCATAAATAATACCGCCGGTAGGAAAATCTGGAGCTTTGATATGCTGAATAAGCTCATCTATCTCAATATCATGATTATCAATATAAGCGATCGTTCCATCAATAACTTCAGAAAGATTATGAGGCGGCATATTGGTTGCCATCCCAACTGCAATACCACTAGCACCATTCACTAAAAGGTTTGGAACTCTTGTTGGCATTACGATAGGCTCACTTAAAGAATCATCAAAGTTTAATTGCGTATCAACCGTCTCTTTATCAATATCGGCAAGCATGTCTTCACTAATCTTGCGCATACGAGCCTCTGTATAACGCATCGCTGCAGGACTATCTCCATCTACAGAACCAAAGTTACCCTGACCATCAACCAGCATATATCGCATGCTCCAGTGCTGAGCCATTCTTACCATGGTATCGTAAACAGATGAATCCCCATGTGGGTGATACTTACCTAATACTTCTCCTACAATTCTTGCAGATTTTTTATAGGCTCTATTTGAAAGAACTCCAAGCTCGTACATACCGTACAATACTCTTCTATGTACTGGTTTTAGTCCATCGCGCACATCTGGTAACGCACGTGACACAATGACCGACATCGAATAATCGATGTAAGCCGACTTCATTTCATCTTCAATGTTGATAGGAATTAACTTTTCTCCTTCAGCCATATTTAAAAATTTAATTTATCTCAATAAATGTAAGGGGCAATTTACATATTTTATCAATTTTAATGGGCATTCAAGACTTGGATAGCCTCCTTTTTATTAACAAATTTTTATTGTGATTTAGTTAATAAGTTCAGTATTTTACACTTTGAAAATTGAAAGTTATTTTGTCAATTAGCTATTAACTCCCTATTAGGTACAGTTTTTGAACTTCACGGGGTGAAATAAATTTTGAGAAAGGAAGATAAAAATGGATGATAATTTTTCACCAAGAGTTAAAGATGTTATTGCTTACAGTAAAGAGGAAGCACTAAGACTTGGCCATGATTTTATTGGCACAGAACATCTTATGCTTGGTTTACTGAGAGATGGTGATGGTAAAGCTATAGAAATACTAACAGCACTTGAGATAGATCTTAGTCACTTAAGACGTAAAGTAGAAATTCTAAGCCCCGCAAACCCAAATACAGTTACTATTAGTAACGAGAAAAAAAACTTACACCTAACAAGACAGGCTGAACGAGCATTGAAAACAACATTCCTGGAAGCTAAACTTTTCCAGAGTTCTTC
Protein-coding regions in this window:
- a CDS encoding tetratricopeptide repeat protein, which translates into the protein MKTNILTAAAVSFLTMTAVAQKDEVKNAEDAIEDGNYTEAKAQLKIAEPNLGELNDKWKENFYLYKGKAYSAGSPTAEDMKTAAMAYQKAVDMGSDDAAEELNALRNNLIQDAISDQNKEDYAAAADKLYTSYELSKQDTIYLYYAANNLVQAKDYDKAVEYLELLNELDYDGSGKAYTAVNIESGERENLGSKEQMDLMIKTNQYKEPQVEDIPSKKGEIAQLIARIYMSQEDYDKAIIAIDKAKATNPEDLGLLQSEANMYYQMGEKDKAREILEEVASKDPTNPETFNNIGLMYTEIEDTQKAVEYFNKALEIDNEFNQARVNLIAAKLSKERAIIDEMNDLGMSKEDNARYDELDAKRKELYKEVLPDLEEAMRIDPDNKEIVRTAMNMYTNLGNQEKVDELKAKL
- the gyrA gene encoding DNA gyrase subunit A, which encodes MAEGEKLIPINIEDEMKSAYIDYSMSVIVSRALPDVRDGLKPVHRRVLYGMYELGVLSNRAYKKSARIVGEVLGKYHPHGDSSVYDTMVRMAQHWSMRYMLVDGQGNFGSVDGDSPAAMRYTEARMRKISEDMLADIDKETVDTQLNFDDSLSEPIVMPTRVPNLLVNGASGIAVGMATNMPPHNLSEVIDGTIAYIDNHDIEIDELIQHIKAPDFPTGGIIYGYDGVKEAFKTGRGRIVMRAKSHMEEINGKEFLVVTEIPYQVNKADMIKKTADLVNEKKIEGISLIRDESDRNGMRIVYQIKRDAIPNIVLNTLFKHTALQSSFSVNNIALVKGRPEMLNLKDLIYHFVEHRHDVVVRRTEFELRKAKERAHILEGLIIASDNIDEVIKLIRASSNTEEARNKLIDRFELSEVQAKAIVEMRLRQLTGLEQDKLRAEYDEILKTIEDLEDILARKERRMQVIKDELIEVKEKYGDERRSQIEYAGGDLSIEDMIPDEKVVITISHAGYIKRTSLNEYKTQNRGGVGQKGSNTRNEDFLEYLFVGTNHQYMLFFTQNGKCYWMRVYEIPEGSKASKGRAIQNLINIEPEDKVNAFICTQDLKDEEYVNDHFVIMATKKGQVKKTRLEKYSRPRTNGINAITIKEGDELLEAKLTTGNSQVMLGLRSGKAIRFEESKTRPMGRNASGVRGITLADDSDEVVGMIAVNDFESDILVVSENGYGKRSSLEDYRITNRGGKGVKTISVTEKTGQLVAIKNVSDVDDLMIINKSGIVIRMAVEDLRVMGRATQGVRLINLKGNDAIAAVAKVLHDEDDVENMEDAEKPVGGEDLANGTTIADDSEE